A window of Geothrix edaphica genomic DNA:
AGAATTGTTGATCATTTTTATCTGATATTCATAGTCCCGGGGACGGCACCCCGCGGAAGCCACCATGAGCGAACTCCTCAACAACCGGGACCACCGGATCGCCACCCTCAAGGAGATCATCCTCCATCTGCACCGGGGCGAGGCCCCCGAGCAGGTCCGCGCGAGGCTGGCCCACCTGGTGGGTGAGGTGGACGCCACCGAGATCGCCGCCATGGAGCAGTCGCTCATGGCCGACGGCATGAGCCCCGAGGAGGTGAAGTCCATGTGCGACCTCCACGCGGAGGTGCTCCAGGACACCGTGACTCCGCCCAAGGCCCGGGAGCTGCCCGCGGGACATCCCGTGGACACCTTCCGCCGCGAGAACCGGGCCCTGGAAGCCGCCATCAGCACCGCCCGGCAGCAGGTCGCCGTCCTGGAGTCCGTGGCGGACCAGACCTATCCCACCGATGAGCGCCTGGCCGTGCTGGCTGCCTTCAACGTCCTCATGGACGTGGACAAGCACTATCAGCGCAAGGAGCACCTGGTCTTCTCCATCCTGGAGCGCCACGGCAACACGGGACCCTCCAAGGTCATGTGGGCCAAGGATGACGAGGTGCGCGAGCTGCTCAAGGGGGCCATCGAAGTGCTGCGGGAGGAGAGCCTCAGCGGCGCCGAGCTGAAGATCCTGGTCCCCACGGTGCTGCGCCCGGCCCTGGCGGCGCTGGAGTCCATGATCTACAAGGAGGAGACCATCCTCCTGCCCATGTGCCTGGGCCTCTTCACCGAGGAGGAATGGGGCGAGGCCTGGCGGGACAGCCCGCGCTACGGCTGGTGCCTGGTGGAGCCCGCCGCGGGCTATGTGCCGCCGGCGGCCACCCTGCCCGAAGATCCCATCCAGCTTCCCAGCGCCTCGGCGGTGGCCTTCCCCAGCGGGGCCCTCAGCTTCCAGCAGCTCATCGGCATCTTCTCCAGCCTGCCCGTGGACATCACCTTCGTGGACGCGGAGGACCGCGTGGCCTTCTTCAGCGAGGGGCCGGACCGGGTCTTCGCCCGCAGCCGCACCATCCTGGGCCGCGAGGTGAAGCACTGCCACCCGCCCAAGAGCGTGGACGTGGTGGAGCGCATCCTCAACGACTTCAAGACCGGCCGCCAGACCGTGGCGGAGTTCTGGATCCAGATGCAGGGGAAGTTCGTCCACATCCGCTACTTCGCCGTGCGCGACGAGGCCGGCACCTACCTGGGCACCCTGGAGGTCACCCAGGACCTGACCCGCCTGCGCGCCCTCGAAGGCGACCGCCGCCTGCTCCAGTACGACGAAGCCTGAGGCGCCCATGGCCATCACGCCCGAAACGAAGATCGGCGACTTCCTGGCGGCCCACCCGGACCAGCAGGAGGCCCTCATCGCCCGCGTCCCGGAGTTCGCCAAGCTCCGCAACCCCATCCTCCGACGCACGGTGGCGAAGCTGGCCACCGTGGA
This region includes:
- a CDS encoding DUF438 domain-containing protein yields the protein MSELLNNRDHRIATLKEIILHLHRGEAPEQVRARLAHLVGEVDATEIAAMEQSLMADGMSPEEVKSMCDLHAEVLQDTVTPPKARELPAGHPVDTFRRENRALEAAISTARQQVAVLESVADQTYPTDERLAVLAAFNVLMDVDKHYQRKEHLVFSILERHGNTGPSKVMWAKDDEVRELLKGAIEVLREESLSGAELKILVPTVLRPALAALESMIYKEETILLPMCLGLFTEEEWGEAWRDSPRYGWCLVEPAAGYVPPAATLPEDPIQLPSASAVAFPSGALSFQQLIGIFSSLPVDITFVDAEDRVAFFSEGPDRVFARSRTILGREVKHCHPPKSVDVVERILNDFKTGRQTVAEFWIQMQGKFVHIRYFAVRDEAGTYLGTLEVTQDLTRLRALEGDRRLLQYDEA